The segment atacatcaaaCCAAACACTCCATAAGAAATAATCTCAGCATGACTAATATCAGCACTGCTAATGCAAGTATTACTAATACACCGTATTCAATACTTGTCTTGTACATCCTACCAAACAACTCTTAAAGGTAGCATGaggataaaaaagaagaagaggagatgGACACACCTAACCAGAATGCAGAAAAACATAAGATTTCACCAAAAGCTTCACCCCAACCTTGAACATCCTGCCATTTGTTGCCTTTGGGCCAGCAAACTGAGAGGTCCATCGATAATTCTAAGTCATGAATGATCGGGGAAGAGCCGGAGAGTTTGAGATTGTCCAGAAGTGCACTGTGTCTCCAATTGTTGGGATGCAAACCAAGAGGTCCATCGATATTTCTAAGTCAGGAATGATCGGGGAAGAGCCGGAGAGTTTGGGATTGTCCAGAAGTGCATTGTGTCTCCAATTGTTGGGATGCAAACCAAGAGGTCCATCGATATTTCTAAGTCATGAATGATCGGGGAAGAGCCGGAGAGTTTGAGATTTTCCAGAAGTGCATTGTGTCTCCAATTGTTGGGATACTACAGAGCAGCCAGAACCAGTTGTCATTGAATTATCTTTGTGCTCATCTGGAGAGACATCAAAAACGTCAGGCTGGTCAACTACCACACATGAGGTAGCctcatctattgcttcatcaaCTCGCGGATCATCAGCTTGAGGGATCTGTGTAGTTTGGGGCTGTCCTGAAGAGCATGACTCATCCCTATGCTGGAAGCTTTGTGCTGCAGAAGAGCTTGGTGTTTCCATTTGTTGATCAGGAACTATGCTGGTGGAGCACGAATCCTTCATCACTTGACGAAGATCAAGGCGTCTTCTCTTAACAGAAACATCTTCTTTTCTGTGGCCTTGGTCATCATTACATTCTCTAAACAGATCAGAATTCGGAGAATCAACATCACATTGGACCGCGATGGTTGATTGATCTATCTGTTGAATTTTCTTCTCATACACCAGAAGAAGCCCCCATTTTGTTGCAATGTCTGGTTCTAACGATGCCTCGAAGAAGCAATACTCATTTAGCAGCTTCTTCCCTTTCTCACATGCTACAAAAGGTATGTAGTTAAAACAAATGGAGTATTTACTACCATGAGAGCAAAAAGTTTGGCGAGCAACAATCAGACATTTTTTCTGGAGTACATCATGTTCTTGCCTGTTATATCTTTGCACTAACTTGGCAGTAACCTTAGTGCATCCGAACCTACGACTACTACCTCGTTGTGATTTATCATTTGAACATTTCTGGTTCTGACCAATCACCGATGGTACACGAAAGCATAAAACAAATCCTTTGATGAATTTACTTTCGTACCAACGTGGATCAAGTTGAGTGGAGAATCTTTTCGTTTGTTCTTTCCGATAATAAGTGAACCATTTCCATTTTATATCTCCAGGGAAGAAAAGGCTCAAGGGCGGCCTTTTCTCACACTACAAGAAAGAAACCGGTATAAGCTCCAACATAAACATAATTGGATAAGCAGAAAAATCACGAGAGAGAGCTGATACCTGAGATGCCACACTAATCATGCGGAGGACAAAAAGCAATAAATCAGTCAGTTCACCTTTGTTCTCGATATGGCGAGTGAATGACACTGAATAGAGATCTGAATATTTGGTAAGGAAATCAGGGATGCTTTTCAAGATTAGAGGATCACATGCATATAACTCCTTTATAAATGGCGGAAGTTCAGGCAATGCAAGCTTCTCACAAAATGTTATGTCTAAGTAATGAAAGAGTTGATTGGTACTCTCATCATTTCTAGTCAAATCCAAGTGAGCTAACGAAGATAAACCTCCAACATCTGGAAAATGTTCTGCACTACATAGCCtgtttttttttagctttaacACCCTCAACGGCAACGATACACCTGATGAAGGCGGGAACAGAAAAGTTGCACCTTGTCTGTATCCAGACCAACGAGAAAACGATAAGAAGCTTAGCTCACGAAGATCTGTAACTGAAGTTGGTATCTGGGAAATTGAAGTACCAGATACTACTAGCTTCTTTAACAGTTTCAAGTCACCAATCTTTTCTGGCAAATAGATTAGTCTTTTGCAATTGTAGATAAGAAGGGCTCTTAGATTCTTCAGACAACAAAAGCTGTTTGGAATGCTTACTAGATCTTTACAATGACTTAATCTAAGTTGTTTGAGGGAACGAAGATTCCCGATTGATGCTGGAAGCTCTACTATCGGGACATATTCGATAACAATGTCCTGTAAACAGTGCATTCCGTCTGGTGGCGGAAATATAGTGACTTTTGGAAGACAAGAAAGTTTGAGAGTCTCAAGGGATTCCATCTGATCAAAATTTGGAAGCTTCTCAAGGTATTGACAGTTAGTCAGCTCTAACGTCAATAAACGGTGCATCCCCTTGGTTTCTGGCAATTCCCTCAATTTTGGAAGACAAGAAAGTTTGAGACTCTTAAGGGATCCCATCTCAACACAACTTGGAATTTTCTTGAGGCTCGGACAATCAATTAGCTCCATTGAAGTGAGTTTCATGAGAACTCCAAAAGATGGGCTGACTTCTCTCAAACTGTTACATCCCTCTAGCTTTACTCTCTCTAAATTTGGCATTATATCGAAGCTTGGAACTTCTTCCAACTTCTCACAGTAGCTGAGGTACAAAGCCTTAAGTTTGTCCAATCCCTATTTAGAATGGTAAAATGTTAGCGAAGATGATAAAACACCTCTACCACTCATAGAGAACGATACACAATAACAACATATCTTGTGTGGTCCTACATATGGGGCCTGGGGAAGGTAAGATGTACAGAGACCTAACTGCTATATCTATGGGGTAGGGAGGTTGTTTTCTGATATACCCTCAGCTCAAAAGAAATGTTATCTAAGCAGGGTTGCAAGAAAATATGACAGCGAAAAAGCAACCACACGACTACTAAATACTAATAAATGATAGGGTCATGTCATAAAGAACAATATACGAATGATAAATTAAACTTAGAAGTGTGGTATCCTATTTAAATGATGAAAAGTTGTTCCTCTCTCATAAGTAGATTGATTAAGAGTGAAAAACTCAAAGGAAAGCTATAGTAAGAATCGTACCTTTGAAATTGACCAGAGCTTCTGGAGTGTAGTACTTTCAAGTATATCGAGACGAAGAAGCTTTGAAGGTTCAAAACTCTGTGGCAATGAATTTAAAGGGCAACCTTCCCAATCAAGCCACCTTATGCTGCTAGGAAGATGAGTGATCGGATCAATAGAGCAGAAATTTGTTGCTCTTACTTCAAGCACCCTTAATCTTTTCATTTTCCTGAATGTTTCATTTATGTTGTAACATGATATATCCCGTTTTCGTACGTAATCCCTTGGGATCGATAGGCCCTCCACAGCTTCTGCCTCctaaaaaaaggaaacaaaagaaTAACCTTTAAAGAACACTATATCCTGAAATCATATCCATAGCCGAAAATTCTATTAAAACTTGCAAGTAGATTGACATGAGTTCCATACAGTTCATATGCATGAGGTAATGACATATCTTACCAAATTTCCAGTAAACAAATCCTCGATGTCCTCGGGAAGCCATATTCTGCTCCTTCTTGTGTCGCCTTGTCTCACGATGTGCCAGGCCATTTCTTGTATCAAATCATGCATTTCGATTGTGTCATATGGTGAGACAAATAAGAGAGACTTTTCAATCAAGACTCTTATTGTAGATCCAATATCACAACTCTCAAGCATTTCCCCTACAGAACTCCTCAATTTTCCTCTATAAAAGCATCCGATATCAAGAAATAGTCTCTGATCAGAAGGACTCAGCCCATCAAAACTTATCTTAAGCTTAGCAAGAACATCATCTGGCATATCCTTAAGTCTGTCCACTGTGCATTTCCACACAATCTTGTCTAGCCCGCAGAGAGACGAACCTAGAATTTTCAGAGCTAAAGGGAGAAAACCGGCAGTCTGTACAACTTGATTTAATAGCTCCTCAAAATCTTTATCTGGAATTCTTTGCTTAAAGGCGTGTAGGCTGAATAGCTCTATCGCTTCATCGCGAGTCATCAAGTTGACTGAATACACTTCATCCACCACATGATTATGTAACAAATGTTTATCTGTTGTAGTAATCAAAATTCTACTGCCGATACCAAACCAATCACGCCCTCCAACTAACATTTCTAATTGGTCCTTTTGAATTACATCATCAAGAATGATCAAAACTTTCATCGAGCGTAGTCTTTCCTTTATGATTCTCATGCCTTCATACACACTTGCTATAGTTATACTTACTTTGAGGATTTTCGAGAGGAGAACACCTTGCAGATATTGCAGTCCATGTGTCTTTTGCATTTCTACAACATTATCCAGAAAACAAACTCCTTCAAATTGGCCCCAATATTTGCCAAACACAGCTCTTGCAATTGTTGTCTTACCAATGCCTCCCATCCCCCAAATTCCAATAAAACGAACATCGAGTGTTTCCATCCTTAGTAATGAACTTACTTCCTGCACTCGAGATTCCATCCCCACCAAATCATTTTCTATGGTTGAAATAACTTGACATAATTTACTCAGTATGCCTTCAACTACATGCTGAATGCAATTAGATTCATACCTGTACATGAAATTGCAAAAACAACTTGAAATGAGACTTCACAAACAATGCGCATTATCATGACAAAATATATCCTTTGAGAAAGGACAATATTGTTAAGAAATTAGACTTGACGTCTAACTTAACCCCAAAACCTAGTTCATGAGGTGAAAATTGATCAACACATAAGAGGACACATAAGCTCATATCGAAAACTAATGTCGGACTTCAACACCCCTCGCACATCGAGGATTAGACATTAGAGGAGAGGGGTGGATCTTAGTCAAATGTTAAAATTATGGAACTTAGGCCTAACTCAACTACAAAACTAGCTAATGAATTAAGGATCGCCCAAAATCATATAAGGAGAGAAAAACTTATATTCCAACACAcaacaaaacatatttttattttgagccCTACCCTTTATTTCTCCCCTTTAGATTGCATAAGGATAGTATAACTACTTTTAGTATTAACATATGATTTTAATAATAGTTGTGTTGTTCAAACATATCTTGTAGgctatttatttagttaatgatGAACTAAGCCTTTAAATTTCCTTTccaataacttatttttatatggTTGATTGAGAACATATCTCCAAACTacagaaatatttttctatttcatcAAATACCTAATAACAATGATGAATCCCCCTCAATACTGAAAATCATAGTCTGCCCTAACTATTGGCAAGAGAAAAGCCAGGATTTTGAGTTAATGAATTTTGTACtacaattctttttatttactgCGTACTAAAATagattatttgtatatatatactacatAAATACAGAGTTTGAGCCAACGCTACTGAATGACTATTGGAGTTAAGGTATAACTGACTGacatgaataagaaaaagattaaGCAAATATCTCAGATAATCACTCAACTAACAGTTATTATCTCaactaaatcaaatatttttcaacaacaaAAGTAACTTTTTGAGATAATAACTATTACCCGTCATAGCCATTTGGCAAATCATATCCAGCTATTTTGCCTGCTTGACGAAATGCATCCCTCCAGCATAACACCTTCTCAACATCatctttcaaattttcctcatgTATAGCAAAGGATTTAGCAAAAGTTTCACTTTGTTTAGTTACATGTGATGGATCTACATCATAGAATATAGGTATCACAGTTTGTCCTAATTCTTTTTTACATTCCATGATCTTCACAAGTTCATCTAAACACCAAGTGGATGATGCATAATTCTTAGAGAATACAACAATAGCAAATCTTGATTCTTCAATAGCTTTAACAAGTTCAGGTGAAATGGTTTTTCCTCTTTCCAATCTTTCATCATCTTTGAATGTATGAATTCCTTTTTGTTTTAGAGCATAGTTGAGATGACCAACAAAAGTTTTACGCGTATCTTTACCTCTAAAACTCAAGAAAACATCATTCTTCCAATTTTGTGGGCAAATAGAAGACATTGtatgaagaaaataattgtgttcAAGTTGTATTGAAGACACTAAATTTATTAATCTTCCTTAAGTCTTTGTTGActttaagtaataaataaacaagTTGAATGTTTATGTAGAcctatatgtattttttagttgttttatcACTTCTTGGTAAATTCTACCAAAATACCTTGAAACTTCAATGTTCACATTGTCCATGACAATATTCATTTACCATatccaaaaaaagaaatatttagtgaCAACAGAATTTCATTTAGTcacaataattattatcataaaatatttagctttatgtgattatattaagaatTGTTAAAATACTTTAACGATATTGtttataacaaattttaaatatatgaaaaataaataactatacaaataaaatatgaagaaacataattttattgattaagaTAGCGGATACAATTATGTTGAtcccttgattctactctcctAAGATTGACAAAATTCGAGGGCCGTTAGtggcgtatttctcgaactaggatgatttagatttgatctatatatgaatattccattaatttgtggagtattcgagatcttgatctctttatgaaattttcgagatgccttttaagagaatttagtaCTTTTATATTGGCATaaattagggtttagggttgagtagcctccaagaatccatatttgagttgaacacaatttgtagagtcCCAATTCGAATTGAACGCATCTTGTAGAGTCCCACAAAATTTTAATGTCTACAAATGCCCCCTGCTTCAGGGCTTGACAGAGGGTAGACTTATGAAACTCAATGACGAGGCTTGAAGTACTCATTCTTCCACCTTTGCAGCTTCAGATTTTCAGATTTAAGAGAGAAGAGATGAAGGGCAGATTTGGTCCCACTGGACGTGCCAAttttgtttgcaacaaattttaaacatatgaaaaataaataatcatacaaataaaatatgaagaaacataattttattgattaagaTAGCGGATACAATTTTGTTGTTCCCTTGATTCTACTTTCCTAAGATTGACATAATCCGAGGGCCGTTACGCCACTAAataggatgatttagatttgatctCTATATGAATATTCCATCAATTTGTGAAGTATTCGAGATCTTGAAATTTTCGAGATGCTttttaagagaatttagtacccttcctttatataggcataaattAGAATTTAGGGTTGAGTAACCTCCAAGAATCCTTATttgagttgaacacaatttATAAAATCTCAACTCAAATTAAACGCATCTTGTAGACTCccataaaattttaatgtctaAAGACATTATATAGACGCttgattataaatacttgtgctgctaaattatttatttattatagtgaTTTGAGTATCATTTTACATGGTCTTTGACTAGATACCCATGATTAAGAGAGAGAATCATCTTGAAATTTATAATGTAaaccaaataatatttaatatcattccatttaagtatatatattaataaaataatactctCACATCCTCTATATCAAGgcacacttttttaaaaatatacatttctataatttaaattgaaaacaACTTAACTTTCAAATTATTCTTATATCTTAACTGAAATAATTTATAGCGATACAAATGATTATAACGTATTTTAGATcataaatctttaaaaaaaattaaaaaatttgcaaTCAAATCAAAtgatttaacataaattaaaatagagaaagtaccacaaagttatattatttttaatcataaaaggaatcatttttttatgaaaaaaggtGTGCAACATGGAATAAAAGAAAGTAATATAAAACAATGGGAAAGTGCagatttttcttctaatttagaTCTGAAACTAAAAGTTTAAGGGCATTCTCTCACTCATGTATCTTTGCTGAAGTGACCCTAATTATCAACCCCGTCATAGTAACTACTAAGTTATAGACGGTAcactaattattttagttt is part of the Solanum lycopersicum chromosome 1, SLM_r2.1 genome and harbors:
- the LOC101254517 gene encoding disease resistance protein Roq1-like, translated to MSSICPQNWKNDVFLSFRGKDTRKTFVGHLNYALKQKGIHTFKDDERLERGKTISPELVKAIEESRFAIVVFSKNYASSTWCLDELVKIMECKKELGQTVIPIFYDVDPSHVTKQSETFAKSFAIHEENLKDDVEKVLCWRDAFRQAGKIAGYDLPNGYDGYESNCIQHVVEGILSKLCQVISTIENDLVGMESRVQEVSSLLRMETLDVRFIGIWGMGGIGKTTIARAVFGKYWGQFEGVCFLDNVVEMQKTHGLQYLQGVLLSKILKVSITIASVYEGMRIIKERLRSMKVLIILDDVIQKDQLEMLVGGRDWFGIGSRILITTTDKHLLHNHVVDEVYSVNLMTRDEAIELFSLHAFKQRIPDKDFEELLNQVVQTAGFLPLALKILGSSLCGLDKIVWKCTVDRLKDMPDDVLAKLKISFDGLSPSDQRLFLDIGCFYRGKLRSSVGEMLESCDIGSTIRVLIEKSLLFVSPYDTIEMHDLIQEMAWHIVRQGDTRRSRIWLPEDIEDLFTGNLEAEAVEGLSIPRDYVRKRDISCYNINETFRKMKRLRVLEVRATNFCSIDPITHLPSSIRWLDWEGCPLNSLPQSFEPSKLLRLDILESTTLQKLWSISKGLDKLKALYLSYCEKLEEVPSFDIMPNLERVKLEGCNSLREVSPSFGVLMKLTSMELIDCPSLKKIPSCVEMGSLKSLKLSCLPKLRELPETKGMHRLLTLELTNCQYLEKLPNFDQMESLETLKLSCLPKVTIFPPPDGMHCLQDIVIEYVPIVELPASIGNLRSLKQLRLSHCKDLVSIPNSFCCLKNLRALLIYNCKRLIYLPEKIGDLKLLKKLVVSGTSISQIPTSVTDLRELSFLSFSRWSGYRQGATFLFPPSSGVSLPLRVLKLKKNRLCSAEHFPDVGGLSSLAHLDLTRNDESTNQLFHYLDITFCEKLALPELPPFIKELYACDPLILKSIPDFLTKYSDLYSVSFTRHIENKGELTDLLLFVLRMISVASQCEKRPPLSLFFPGDIKWKWFTYYRKEQTKRFSTQLDPRWYESKFIKGFVLCFRVPSVIGQNQKCSNDKSQRGSSRRFGCTKVTAKLVQRYNRQEHDVLQKKCLIVARQTFCSHGSKYSICFNYIPFVACEKGKKLLNEYCFFEASLEPDIATKWGLLLVYEKKIQQIDQSTIAVQCDVDSPNSDLFRECNDDQGHRKEDVSVKRRRLDLRQVMKDSCSTSIVPDQQMETPSSSAAQSFQHRDESCSSGQPQTTQIPQADDPRVDEAIDEATSCVVVDQPDVFDVSPDEHKDNSMTTGSGCSVVSQQLETQCTSGKSQTLRLFPDHS